The Budorcas taxicolor isolate Tak-1 chromosome 5, Takin1.1, whole genome shotgun sequence genome includes a window with the following:
- the A4GALT gene encoding lactosylceramide 4-alpha-galactosyltransferase isoform X3: MTSAPPDCLLRLLRGTPRQRVCTLFIIGFKFTFFVSVMVYWHVVGEPGGQGQLSNLPVDIPCPHMVPPTPPPPGTLPPGNIFFLETSDRTNPNFLFMCSVESAARAHPESPVVVLMKGLPGGNASRPRHLGLSLLGCFPNVQMRPLDLEELFRETPLAAWYAAVQRRWEPYLLPVLSDASRIALLWKFGGIYLDTDFIVLKDLRNLTNALGTQSRYVLNGAFLAFERHHEFMAQCMRDFVAHYNGWIWGHQGPQLLTRVFKKWCSIRSLSESRACRGVTTLPPEAFYPIPWQNWKKYFEDISPQELTRLLNATFAVHVWNKKSQGTRFEATSRALLAQLHARYCPTTHKAMKMYL; this comes from the coding sequence ATGACGTCGGCGCCCCCCGACTGCCTGCTGCGGCTGCTCCGGGGCACCCCGAGGCAGCGAGTCTGTACCCTGTTCATCATTGGCTTCAAGTTCACCTTCTTTGTCTCCGTCATGGTCTACTGGCATGTTGTGGGAGAGCCCGGGGGCCAAGGACAACTCTCTAACCTGCCTGTGGACATCCCCTGCCCCCACATggtccccccaacccccccgccCCCTGGCACCCTGCCTCCAGGCAACATCTTCTTCCTGGAGACCTCTGACCGGACGAACCCCAACTTCCTGTTCATGTGCTCCGTGGAGTCAGCCGCCAGGGCGCACCCCGAGTCCCCGGTGGTGGTCCTGATGAAGGGACTGCCTGGCGGGAACGCCTCCCGCCCGCGGCACCTGGGCCTCTCGCTCCTGGGCTGCTTCCCCAACGTCCAGATGCGCCCCCTGGACCTGGAGGAGCTCTTCCGGGAGACGCCCCTGGCCGCCTGGTACGCGGCCGTGCAGCGGCGCTGGGAGCCCTACCTGCTGCCGGTGCTCTCAGACGCCTCCAGGATCGCGCTGCTGTGGAAGTTCGGCGGCATCTACCTGGACACGGACTTCATCGTCCTCAAGGACCTGAGGAACCTGACCAACGCGCTGGGCACCCAGTCCCGCTACGTCCTCaatggcgccttcctggccttcGAGCGGCACCACGAGTTCATGGCGCAGTGCATGCGCGACTTCGTGGCCCACTACAACGGCTGGATCTGGGGCCACCAGGGCCCGCAGCTGCTCACGCGGGTCTTCAAGAAATGGTGCTCCATCCGCAGCCTGAGCGAGAGCCGCGCCTGCCGCGGCGTCACCACCCTGCCCCCCGAGGCCTTCTACCCCATCCCCTGGCAGAACTGGAAGAAGTACTTCGAAGACATCAGCCCCCAGGAGCTGACCCGGCTACTCAATGCCACCTTCGCGGTCCACGTGTGGAACAAGAAGAGCCAGGGCACGCGCTTTGAGGCCACGTCCAGGGCCCTCCTGGCCCAGCTCCATGCCCGCTACTGCCCCACGACGCACAAGGCCATGAAGATGTACTTGTGA